One Lycium barbarum isolate Lr01 chromosome 5, ASM1917538v2, whole genome shotgun sequence genomic window carries:
- the LOC132640448 gene encoding uncharacterized protein LOC132640448 isoform X2, which yields MGGGRKNLKRAIFPAKFQKIMWIKRGNFVVVDESGREEAVESGRKVGCVVTKVLYYDQVRVLQKSPEWPEIFKSTAVESSKPELVSHSDQIEENEDSSDDDDGLPPLEANTNRLNPFQLESETESDSDTDS from the exons ATGGGAGGAGGGAGAAAGAATTTGAAGAGAG CAATATTTCCAGCTAAATTCCAGAAGATCATGTGGATAAAACGAG GCaactttgttgtggttgatgagAGCGGGCGAGAGGAAGCTGTTGAATCAGGCAGAAAAGTGGGATGTGTTGTTACGAAAGTACTCTATTATGATCAAGTTCGTGTGCTTCAAAAGTCTCCAGAATG GCCAGAGATCTTCAAATCCACAGCAGTAGAGAGTTCAAAGCCTGAACTAGTGTCACACAGTGACCAAATCGAAGAGAATGAAGATTCAAGTGATGATGATGACGGACTTCCTCCTTTAGAAGCCAATACAAATAGATTAAACCCTTTTCAACTGGAGTCGGAGACAGAATCTGATTCAGATACTGATTCTTAA
- the LOC132640448 gene encoding uncharacterized protein LOC132640448 isoform X3 encodes MGGGRKNLKRGNFVVVDESGREEAVESGRKVGCVVTKVLYYDQVRVLQKSPEWPEIFKSTAVESSKPELVSHSDQIEENEDSSDDDDGLPPLEANTNRLNPFQLESETESDSDTDS; translated from the exons ATGGGAGGAGGGAGAAAGAATTTGAAGAGAG GCaactttgttgtggttgatgagAGCGGGCGAGAGGAAGCTGTTGAATCAGGCAGAAAAGTGGGATGTGTTGTTACGAAAGTACTCTATTATGATCAAGTTCGTGTGCTTCAAAAGTCTCCAGAATG GCCAGAGATCTTCAAATCCACAGCAGTAGAGAGTTCAAAGCCTGAACTAGTGTCACACAGTGACCAAATCGAAGAGAATGAAGATTCAAGTGATGATGATGACGGACTTCCTCCTTTAGAAGCCAATACAAATAGATTAAACCCTTTTCAACTGGAGTCGGAGACAGAATCTGATTCAGATACTGATTCTTAA
- the LOC132640448 gene encoding uncharacterized protein LOC132640448 isoform X1: MRCYRELQLYSTVFSCSFVDICLRIYSTVFRILLCSLAIFPAKFQKIMWIKRGNFVVVDESGREEAVESGRKVGCVVTKVLYYDQVRVLQKSPEWPEIFKSTAVESSKPELVSHSDQIEENEDSSDDDDGLPPLEANTNRLNPFQLESETESDSDTDS, translated from the exons ATGAGGTGTTATAGAGAGTTACAACTGTATTCTACTGTATTTTCGTGTTCATTCGTTGATATCTGCTTAAGAATTTATTCTACTGTATTTCGTATTCTACTGTGTTCATTAGCAATATTTCCAGCTAAATTCCAGAAGATCATGTGGATAAAACGAG GCaactttgttgtggttgatgagAGCGGGCGAGAGGAAGCTGTTGAATCAGGCAGAAAAGTGGGATGTGTTGTTACGAAAGTACTCTATTATGATCAAGTTCGTGTGCTTCAAAAGTCTCCAGAATG GCCAGAGATCTTCAAATCCACAGCAGTAGAGAGTTCAAAGCCTGAACTAGTGTCACACAGTGACCAAATCGAAGAGAATGAAGATTCAAGTGATGATGATGACGGACTTCCTCCTTTAGAAGCCAATACAAATAGATTAAACCCTTTTCAACTGGAGTCGGAGACAGAATCTGATTCAGATACTGATTCTTAA